In the Nicotiana tabacum cultivar K326 chromosome 16, ASM71507v2, whole genome shotgun sequence genome, one interval contains:
- the LOC142170520 gene encoding disease resistance protein RPP13-like produces MVDAFVSFAVEKLGDFLIQEVALRRSLRENVQWLRNELLFMQSFFKDAEEKQVEDQRVQQWIFEISSIANDTVAILETYSSTNVAIKGSTNDGFASRLKSCACICRKETKLYNVGKEIQSLKTRIMDISRKRETYGIRNIDIIAGEGPSNRSNNRSALVRTLRRTTSYADDQDQIFVGFQEVIERFLAELLKEEPRRSVISIYGMGGIGKTTLARNLYNSPSLITSFPTRAWICVSQEFNTPDLLRNIIKSIQGCTKEILDLLEKMTERDLESYLRDLLKDRKYLLVVDDVWHKEAWESLKRAFPDSKNGCRVIITTRKEDVAESADEKGFAYKLRFLGQEESWDLFCKKLRHVGKFDNIGWSPAMEGIANEMVERCGGLPLAIVVLSGLLSHKKGLVEWKKVKAHLWRHMQNNSIEISHILSLSYNDLSTEIKQCFLYFGIFPEDSVINTEKLMCLWMAEGFIPRVGERMEDVAEDFLNELVRRSLIQVAKTFWEKIIGCRIHDLLRDLAVKKATEVNLFDIYDPRKHSVPLSRHRHAIHAQAQRYLSLDFSTLKLRTLLFFDVEIGSQDSKKFTSYCNMFQHLYVLDLERIRFTQPALPDAIGNLVHLKFLGLLGANDFKLPPTIGKLKNLQTLQVLNPDRSSCILPPQMSNLINLRHLIARYEGAVQLSKLTSLQTLKYIRCDRLKDDGAVGLLNLQELVMEKVMNSYSLNAIGSLKSLRTLMLGCEYGEPFPPLEPLSSCQNLNKLWLHGKIEKLPLSDQFPKSITMMVLWNSGLVEDPMPILGMLSNLRNLDLVDAYEGKEITCNNDSFGQLEFLRLLKLRGLERWHLAATAMPLLKGFGILGCPKLQEIPKRMKHVALLEIMKMETEVRYRCPGFYI; encoded by the coding sequence ATGGTTGATGCTTTTGTATCATTTGCAGTTGAAAAGCTGGGCGATTTCCTCATACAAGAAGTTGCCTTGCGCAGAAGTCTGAGAGAGAATGTGCAGTGGCTGAGAAATGAGCTGCTATTCATGCAATCTTTCTTCAAAGATGCAGAAGAAAAGCAAGTTGAAGATCAAAGAGTTCAACAATGGATATTTGAAATCAGCTCTATTGCTAATGACACCGTCGCTATATTGGAGACTTATAGCTCCACTAATGTGGCAATAAAAGGCAGTACTAACGATGGATTTGCTAGTCGTCTTAAGTCTTGCGCTTGCATCTGTAGGAAGGAGACCAAACTCTACAACGTCGGCAAGGAGATCCAATCCCTCAAGACACGCATCATGGATATCTCTCGCAAACGAGAGACTTATGGTATTAGAAATATCGATATTATTGCAGGAGAAGGGCCAAGTAATAGGTCTAACAATCGGTCCGCCCTGGTTAGAACATTGAGGAGAACTACCTCCTATGCAGATGATCAGGATCAGATTTTTGTTGGCTTTCAGGAAGTCATTGAAAGATTTCTTGCTGAACTTCTCAAAGAAGAGCCTCGACGAAGTGTCATCTCCATTTATGGTATGGGTGGTATAGGCAAGACCACTCTTGCAAGAAACCTCTACAACTCCCCTAGTCTAATCACTAGCTTCCCAACACGCGCTTGGATATGTGTTTCTCAAGAGTTCAACACCCCAGATCTCCTACGAAATATCATAAAATCTATCCAAGGTTGCACCAAAGAAATTCTAGATTTGTTGGAGAAGATGACGGAGAGAGATTTAGAAAGTTACCTTCGTGATCTATTGAAAGACCGCAAATACCTTTTGGTGGTTGATGATGTATGGCATAAAGAAGCATGGGAAAGTTTGAAAAGAGCATTCCCAGATAGCAAGAATGGCTGCAGAGTTATTATTACCACGCGCAAGGAGGATGTGGCTGAAAGTGCAGATGAAAAAGGTTTTGCATACAAACTTCGTTTCCTAGGACAAGAAGAAAGTTGGGACCTCTTCTGCAAGAAGCTGCGTCACGTAGGCAAGTTTGACAACATTGGGTGGTCTCCAGCAATGGAAGGAATAGCTAACGAAATGGTGGAAAGATGTGGAGGCTTACCGCTTGCCATTGTTGTACTAAGCGGGTTACTTTCCCATAAAAAAGGACTAGTAGAATGGAAAAAAGTGAAGGCACACCTTTGGCGTCACATGCAGAATAACTCAATTGAGATCTCTCACATTTTATCATTAAGCTACAATGATTTGTCAACAGAGATCAAgcaatgttttctttattttggtatttttccagaAGATAGTGTAATCAACACTGAAAAGTTGATGTGCTTGTGGATGGCCGAGGGCTTCATACCTAGAGTGGGAGAAAGAATGGAGGATGTCGCTGAGGACTTCCTAAATGAGCTAGTAAGAAGAAGCTTGATTCAAGTAGCAAAAACATTTTGGGAGAAAATTATTGGATGTAGAATCCATGACCTACTTCGGGATCTTGCCGTGAAAAAGGCTACAGAGGTAAACTTGTTCGATATTTATGATCCAAGAAAGCACTCTGTGCCCCTCTCGCGCCACAGACACGCCATTCATGCTCAAGCACAAAGGTACCTCTCACTTGACTTTTCAACattgaagttaaggacacttttGTTCTTTGATGTAGAAATAGGTAGCCAGGACAGTAAGAAGTTTACTTCTTACTGCAATATGTTCCAACATCTGTATGTGCTAGATTTGGAGAGAATCCGTTTCACTCAACCTGCACTACCTGATGCCATAGGCAATCTGGTCCATCTTAAGTTCTTAGGTTTGCTAGGTGCTAATGACTTTAAACTCCCACCCACCATTGGCAAACTCAAAAACTTACAAACTCTCCAAGTTTTGAACCCTGATCGTAGCTCATGCATACTACCTCCTCAGATGTCTAACCTAATAAACTTAAGACATTTAATTGCTCGATATGAAGGAGCAGTGCAGCTCAGCAAGCTTACAAGTCTACAAACTCTTAAATACATTCGTTGTGATCGTTTGAAAGATGATGGTGCTGTAGGTTTACTCAATCTTCAAGAATTAGTCATGGAAAAAGTTATGAACTCTTACTCGCTGAATGCCATTGGCAGCTTGAAAAGTCTTAGAACTCTCATGTTGGGTTGCGAATATGGTGAACCATTTCCACCCCTTGAACCTCTTTCTTCTTGTCAAAACCTCAACAAATTATGGTTACACGGGAAAATAGAAAAACTTCCTCTCTCAGATCAGTTTCCAAAATCCATTACAATGATGGTGCTTTGGAACTCAGGACTTGTTGAAGATCCAATGCCTATTTTGGGAATGTTGTCAAATCTAAGGAACCTCGACTTAGTAGACGCTTATGAAGGAAAAGAGATTACCTGCAATAATGACAGTTTTGGTCAGCTCGAATTCCTTCGTCTTCTTAAACTTCGGGGCTTAGAAAGGTGGCATTTAGCCGCAACTGCTATGCCTTTGCTCAAAGGTTTTGGTATACTTGGTTGTCCGAAGCTGCAGgagattccaaaaagaatgaaacaTGTTGCTCTACTTGAGATAATGAAAATGGAAACAGAGGTGCGTTATCGCTGCCCAGGTTTCTATATATGA